Proteins encoded together in one Papio anubis isolate 15944 chromosome 3, Panubis1.0, whole genome shotgun sequence window:
- the LOC101011665 gene encoding 40S ribosomal protein S13: MGRMHAPGKGLSQSALPYRRSVPTWLKLTSDDVKEQIYKLAKKGLTPSQIGVILRDSHGVAQVRFVTGNKILRILKSKGLAPDLPEDLYHLIKKAVAVRKHLERNRKDKDAKFRLILIESRIHRLARYYKTKRVLPPNWKYESSTASALVA, from the coding sequence ATGGGTCGCATGCATGCTCCCGGGAAGGGCCTGTCCCAGTCGGCTTTGCCCTATCGACGCAGCGTCCCCACTTGGTTGAAGTTGACATCTGACGACGTGAAGGAGCAGATTTACAAACTGGCCAAGAAGGGCCTGACTCCTTCACAAATCGGTGTGATCCTGAGAGATTCACATGGTGTTGCACAAGTACGTTTTGTGACAGGCAATAAAATCTTAAGAATTCTTAAGTCTAAGGGACTTGCTCCTGATCTTCCTGAAGATCTCTACCATTTAATTAAGAAAGCAGTTGCTGTTCGAAAGCATCTTGAGAGGAACAGAAAGGATAAGGATGCTAAATTCCGTCTGATTCTGATAGAGAGCCGGATTCACCGTTTGGCTCGATATTATAAGACCAAGCGAGTCCTCCCTCCCAATTGGAAATATGAATCATCTACAGCCTCTGCCCTGGTCGCATAA